A single genomic interval of Fibrobacter succinogenes harbors:
- the gltX gene encoding glutamate--tRNA ligase — protein sequence MTEKSPVRVRFAPSPTGYLHVGGARTAIYNYFFAKHMGGTFYLRIEDTDRKRYNETALHDLMRDLKWLGLQWDEGPGCEGDCGPYFQSERLDIYHREIKKLLDAGYAYYCFCSEERLQEVRAEQEKSHVPVTGYDRHCRNISREEAEARIAAGEKAVIRFKVPESGVTEFDDMIRGHISYQNELLDDLVLIKRDGYPTYHFASVVDDHYMGTTHVLRGDEWISSTPKHELLYKAFGWQPPVWCHLPVILDKNGGKLSKRKGAASVGDFRDLGYLPETLVNYLALLGWNPGDDREVMTIKEMIDCFTLERINPKSASFDEKKLQWMNGQHIHLCDDEFLKGIMVDGLKAIGVDTSAEPNERLLEIVKQLKPRAHFVQDLATMAKYFFVAPTEYDEKGAKKHFGEGSKEIATLVRDMLAAIDDFKTPVIEKGFYELAERCGHKVGELVGAPRLAVSGVTAGPGLWEMFELIGKEEVLRRIDVALPLMK from the coding sequence ATGACTGAAAAAAGTCCTGTTCGTGTACGCTTTGCACCGAGCCCCACGGGTTATTTGCATGTGGGTGGTGCTCGCACGGCTATTTACAACTACTTCTTTGCCAAGCACATGGGCGGTACGTTCTACCTGCGCATTGAAGATACTGACCGCAAGCGTTACAACGAAACGGCTCTTCATGATTTGATGCGCGACCTCAAATGGCTCGGACTCCAGTGGGACGAAGGTCCGGGTTGCGAAGGCGATTGCGGTCCGTACTTCCAGAGCGAACGTCTGGACATTTACCACCGCGAAATCAAGAAGCTTCTGGATGCTGGTTACGCTTACTACTGCTTCTGTTCCGAGGAACGTTTGCAGGAAGTTCGCGCTGAACAAGAAAAGTCTCACGTGCCGGTCACCGGTTACGACCGCCACTGCCGTAATATTTCCCGCGAAGAAGCCGAAGCTCGCATTGCCGCTGGTGAAAAGGCCGTGATCCGCTTCAAGGTTCCGGAATCTGGCGTTACAGAATTCGACGACATGATTCGCGGCCACATCAGCTACCAGAACGAACTCTTGGACGACCTCGTGCTCATCAAGCGCGACGGTTACCCGACTTACCATTTTGCAAGCGTTGTGGATGACCACTACATGGGCACGACGCACGTGCTCCGCGGTGACGAATGGATCAGCTCCACGCCGAAGCACGAACTCTTGTACAAGGCCTTTGGCTGGCAGCCGCCTGTATGGTGCCACCTGCCGGTGATCCTCGACAAGAATGGCGGTAAGCTTTCTAAGCGCAAGGGTGCAGCCTCCGTGGGTGACTTCCGCGACCTTGGTTACTTGCCCGAAACGCTCGTGAACTACCTTGCGCTCCTCGGCTGGAACCCGGGCGATGATCGCGAAGTCATGACCATCAAGGAAATGATTGATTGCTTTACGCTCGAACGTATCAACCCGAAGTCCGCCAGCTTTGATGAAAAGAAGCTCCAGTGGATGAACGGCCAGCACATTCACCTGTGCGACGATGAATTCCTCAAGGGCATTATGGTCGATGGCCTCAAGGCTATTGGCGTTGATACGAGCGCCGAACCGAATGAACGCTTGCTCGAAATCGTGAAGCAGCTCAAGCCGCGTGCGCATTTTGTGCAGGACCTCGCCACGATGGCGAAGTACTTCTTTGTCGCTCCGACGGAATACGACGAAAAGGGTGCGAAGAAGCATTTTGGCGAAGGCTCCAAGGAAATCGCAACGCTCGTGCGCGACATGCTCGCCGCAATCGACGACTTCAAGACTCCTGTCATCGAGAAGGGATTCTATGAACTCGCTGAACGTTGCGGCCACAAGGTCGGTGAACTCGTCGGTGCACCGCGCCTTGCCGTGTCTGGCGTGACCGCAGGCCCTGGCCTTTGGGAAATGTTCGAACTTATCGGAAAGGAAGAAGTGCTCCGCCGCATCGACGTGGCACTCCCGCTGATGAAATAG
- a CDS encoding sodium:alanine symporter family protein: METLNSILDSIDGYVWGVPLIVVILFVGILLTIRLGCLQVMNLHNALRFMMHSEKDGAGEVSSFGALCTALAATIGTGNIVGVATAIGTGGPGALFWMEVAAFLGMATKYAEGLLAVKYRKVGSDGKVLGGPFYYIETGIKERFGWNMKWLAVIFAVFGMCAGLLGIGTITQVNGITSAMARLTPNAPEFVNIGGNSVSITTAIAGFLVTAFAATVIIGGLKRIAKVSTYIVPIMAIVYIFACMLLLLLNFSQISSAIETIVKAAFNPSAITGGAVGSIFIAMQKGIARGIFSNEAGLGSAPIAAAAAKTKEPVRQGLVCMTGTFFDTIIICTMTGLAIVVSGAWDPKLGLEGVNITMEAFSRGLAIIPGGAMIAPYFLAIALVFFAFTTILGWAYYSEKCLQYLMGHKDKKAILTYRWLYIFAIFIGPYLTVSAVWTSADIFNGLMAFPNLIALILLSGIVANETKTFLAKFKGERK, from the coding sequence ATGGAAACACTCAATTCAATCCTCGATTCAATCGACGGATACGTTTGGGGAGTCCCCCTCATTGTCGTCATCCTATTCGTAGGCATTCTCCTGACAATCCGTCTCGGCTGTCTACAAGTCATGAACTTGCACAACGCGCTGCGCTTTATGATGCACAGCGAAAAGGACGGCGCAGGTGAAGTCTCCAGTTTTGGCGCACTCTGCACCGCACTTGCCGCCACAATTGGAACAGGTAACATCGTCGGTGTTGCAACAGCAATTGGCACCGGTGGCCCCGGCGCATTATTTTGGATGGAAGTCGCCGCATTCCTCGGCATGGCCACCAAATATGCCGAAGGCTTGCTTGCCGTCAAATACCGCAAAGTCGGAAGCGACGGTAAAGTTCTCGGCGGTCCGTTCTACTATATCGAAACAGGCATCAAGGAAAGATTCGGCTGGAACATGAAATGGCTTGCTGTGATTTTTGCCGTATTCGGCATGTGCGCAGGTCTCCTCGGCATCGGTACTATCACACAAGTTAACGGTATCACAAGCGCTATGGCACGCCTGACCCCGAACGCCCCTGAATTTGTAAACATCGGCGGAAACTCCGTGAGCATCACGACTGCCATCGCCGGCTTCCTTGTCACAGCATTTGCGGCAACAGTTATTATCGGCGGGCTCAAGCGTATCGCCAAAGTTTCTACTTACATTGTTCCCATCATGGCAATCGTCTACATTTTCGCCTGCATGTTGCTTTTGCTCCTCAACTTCTCGCAAATTTCAAGCGCTATCGAAACGATTGTCAAAGCCGCATTCAATCCATCCGCAATCACGGGCGGCGCAGTTGGCTCCATCTTTATCGCTATGCAAAAAGGTATTGCCCGCGGAATCTTCAGTAACGAAGCAGGCCTCGGATCTGCTCCGATTGCAGCAGCAGCCGCAAAGACAAAGGAACCGGTACGTCAAGGTCTCGTTTGCATGACGGGCACGTTCTTCGATACGATTATCATTTGTACGATGACCGGCCTTGCCATCGTAGTCTCGGGCGCTTGGGACCCGAAGCTCGGACTCGAAGGCGTTAACATCACGATGGAAGCATTCTCCCGCGGCCTAGCTATTATTCCTGGTGGCGCTATGATTGCTCCATACTTCCTCGCAATAGCCCTAGTGTTCTTTGCATTCACCACCATTCTCGGTTGGGCCTACTACTCCGAAAAATGCTTACAATACCTGATGGGGCACAAAGACAAAAAAGCAATCCTCACCTACCGCTGGCTTTATATTTTCGCCATTTTCATCGGACCATACCTCACGGTAAGCGCCGTCTGGACAAGCGCAGATATTTTCAACGGCCTTATGGCATTCCCGAACCTGATAGCGCTAATTCTTCTCTCTGGAATTGTGGCAAACGAAACAAAGACGTTCCTTGCTAAGTTCAAGGGAGAGAGGAAATAA
- a CDS encoding ABC transporter ATP-binding protein has protein sequence MPNVKIDPNDIAIRLKGLKKSFGPQTVLEDVNLDIRRGETMVIIGKSGGGKSVILKHMIGLLQPDGGEVTVDGVTISTPQFFDTRTIRRKMGMLFQMGALFDSMDTGENIAFALREHHPEMSEAEIQNVVTEKLQMINLVPSFRTKMPSELSGGMRKRVALARAIALNPEILLYDEPTTGLDPITSDVINDLILDMQSKLGVTSVVVTHDMVSAFKVADRIAMLYNGRIIEVGTVDEIKNTSNPYVHQFITGQRKISVDGDSQE, from the coding sequence ATGCCGAATGTAAAAATCGATCCGAACGACATTGCGATTCGACTCAAGGGACTTAAAAAGTCCTTTGGACCTCAGACCGTTCTTGAAGATGTGAACTTGGATATCCGCCGTGGCGAAACGATGGTTATCATCGGTAAGTCTGGCGGTGGTAAGTCCGTGATTCTAAAGCACATGATTGGACTTTTGCAGCCGGATGGTGGCGAAGTGACTGTCGATGGTGTGACGATCAGTACGCCGCAGTTTTTCGATACGCGAACCATCCGTCGCAAGATGGGAATGTTGTTCCAAATGGGCGCCTTGTTCGATTCCATGGATACTGGAGAAAACATCGCATTTGCTCTTCGCGAACATCATCCCGAAATGTCCGAAGCGGAAATCCAGAACGTGGTAACAGAAAAACTCCAGATGATTAATCTGGTACCATCTTTCCGTACAAAGATGCCGTCTGAGCTTTCGGGCGGTATGCGTAAGCGTGTGGCACTAGCTCGGGCCATTGCGCTTAATCCAGAAATTCTTTTGTACGATGAACCGACGACGGGTCTTGACCCGATTACGAGTGATGTCATCAACGATTTGATTCTGGATATGCAGAGTAAGCTTGGGGTGACATCGGTCGTGGTGACTCACGACATGGTGAGTGCATTCAAGGTGGCAGACCGTATTGCCATGCTTTACAATGGTAGAATCATCGAGGTGGGGACCGTCGATGAAATCAAGAACACGAGCAACCCGTATGTGCATCAGTTCATTACGGGACAACGTAAAATATCAGTGGATGGGGATTCACAGGAGTAG
- the fabV gene encoding enoyl-ACP reductase FabV, whose protein sequence is MIIKPMIRSNMCVNAHPKGCAADVKHQIQYVEKKFEERGILNNIPKDAPKTVLVLGCSTGYGLASRITAAFGYKATTIGVSFEKEGSDGLTEGSREKTGTPGWYNNMAFDKFAKEAGLESVTFNGDAFSHEMRKNVIDTLKKMGKKIDLLVYSVASSVRIDPDNGTIYRSVLKPVGSIFSGATIDFKTGRISTISAQPATDEEVTNTVKVMGGEDWALWVHQLQKAGVLAEGVKTVAYSYIGPKLSHAIYREGTIGSAKKHLEATARELHKELQKDLHGEAYVSVNKGLVTRSSAVIPIIPMYISVLFKVMKEQGTHEGCIEQMERLMTERLYTGSSVPTDENHLIRIDDYELDPKVQAEVDKRMATITQENLAEIGDFEGYRHDFLATNGFDIKGVDYSANVATLTSI, encoded by the coding sequence ATGATCATCAAGCCAATGATTCGCAGCAACATGTGTGTCAACGCCCATCCGAAGGGCTGCGCAGCCGATGTCAAGCACCAAATCCAATATGTCGAAAAGAAATTTGAAGAACGCGGTATTTTAAACAACATCCCCAAGGATGCACCAAAGACAGTCCTCGTTCTCGGTTGCTCTACAGGTTATGGTCTCGCAAGTCGAATCACCGCCGCATTTGGCTACAAAGCAACAACCATCGGCGTTTCATTTGAAAAGGAAGGCTCCGACGGTTTGACCGAAGGTTCACGCGAAAAAACAGGCACACCAGGCTGGTACAACAACATGGCTTTTGATAAATTCGCCAAAGAAGCGGGCCTGGAATCCGTAACATTTAACGGAGACGCCTTCTCGCACGAAATGCGCAAAAACGTGATTGACACGCTCAAAAAAATGGGCAAGAAAATAGACCTGTTAGTTTATAGTGTCGCAAGTTCTGTGCGCATCGATCCAGACAACGGAACAATTTATCGTAGCGTTTTAAAACCCGTTGGCAGCATATTCTCCGGCGCAACCATCGACTTCAAGACAGGCCGCATCAGCACCATCAGCGCACAACCCGCCACCGACGAAGAAGTCACAAATACAGTAAAAGTAATGGGCGGCGAAGACTGGGCGCTTTGGGTACATCAACTCCAAAAAGCAGGCGTACTTGCCGAAGGCGTAAAGACAGTCGCTTATTCGTACATCGGTCCAAAGCTTTCGCATGCGATTTACCGCGAAGGCACCATCGGCTCTGCGAAAAAGCACCTCGAAGCAACCGCCCGCGAACTCCACAAAGAATTGCAAAAAGACTTGCACGGCGAAGCCTACGTTTCTGTGAACAAAGGACTCGTGACGCGTTCTAGTGCTGTCATTCCCATCATCCCGATGTACATTTCCGTGCTGTTCAAGGTCATGAAAGAACAAGGCACTCACGAAGGCTGCATCGAGCAAATGGAACGCCTCATGACCGAGCGCCTATATACAGGCTCTAGCGTCCCGACAGATGAAAATCACCTGATCCGCATTGACGACTACGAATTGGATCCCAAAGTTCAGGCAGAAGTGGACAAGCGCATGGCAACAATCACGCAAGAAAACCTTGCCGAAATAGGCGATTTCGAAGGATACCGCCACGATTTCCTCGCCACAAACGGTTTCGATATCAAGGGAGTCGATTACTCGGCCAATGTCGCCACACTGACGAGCATCTAA
- a CDS encoding ABC transporter permease, with amino-acid sequence MMPLILRPIYWIGQKIVDAIAAVGECICILFSTLQRFRFVHKNPSLIVKEMISVGVSSLPLLFVTSIFTGMVATIMAEFEFHNLVSDKFVGTAACKMVLIELGPLLTAIVLSGRVGSAVAAEIGSMKEKEELSAYEVLGLDPYRYLAMPRYFAFLTMIPCLTAISNALALIGGWIVCVLALDITTYTYSTGMQYLFENLDLWAGIIKSIVFGTIIFVLAYYHGTHSKPGAHGVGLATMSVVVSSCLMILISDFILDAFMFF; translated from the coding sequence ATGATGCCGTTGATTCTGAGACCGATATATTGGATAGGGCAAAAAATTGTCGATGCAATTGCCGCAGTGGGCGAGTGCATTTGCATCTTGTTCTCTACTCTCCAGCGGTTCCGCTTTGTCCACAAGAATCCTTCGTTGATTGTGAAGGAGATGATTTCTGTGGGCGTTTCCTCGCTCCCGCTCTTGTTCGTGACGTCCATCTTTACAGGTATGGTGGCTACGATTATGGCCGAATTTGAATTCCACAATCTCGTGTCTGACAAGTTTGTGGGTACGGCCGCTTGCAAGATGGTGCTGATTGAACTTGGACCTTTGCTCACGGCGATTGTGCTTTCCGGGCGTGTGGGGAGTGCCGTTGCTGCAGAGATCGGCTCTATGAAAGAAAAGGAAGAACTTTCGGCTTACGAGGTGCTTGGGCTTGACCCGTACCGCTACCTTGCGATGCCGAGGTACTTTGCATTTTTGACGATGATTCCGTGCCTTACTGCCATCTCGAATGCGCTTGCGTTGATTGGCGGCTGGATTGTTTGTGTGCTTGCGCTTGATATCACGACCTACACCTATTCTACCGGTATGCAGTACCTGTTCGAAAACTTGGACCTGTGGGCGGGGATTATCAAGTCGATTGTGTTTGGTACGATCATCTTTGTTTTGGCTTACTACCATGGGACGCACTCCAAGCCGGGGGCTCATGGCGTTGGCCTTGCAACGATGAGTGTTGTGGTTTCTAGTTGTCTTATGATTTTGATTTCTGACTTTATTCTTGATGCTTTCATGTTCTTCTAG